A genomic segment from Streptomyces sp. NBC_01233 encodes:
- a CDS encoding 2-phosphosulfolactate phosphatase: protein MDTRFLGIADLVEAPPVAVVVDVMRAFTVAAWAFAQGAEKIVLAESLDGALALKARHPDWVALKDGPPAPGFDTVNSPGMLRSMDLGGRTVVQKTTAGTVGALAVKDASLVLCASFVVAQATAGLLRTRASDSVTFVVTGENGQAEEDLACAQYIARRATEAATDAAGFLRRAAESRAAAELAERVRQGVHPDDVALCLELDRFPFAMVATLEGSLMVLRPRAVPSLSGEDPV from the coding sequence ATGGACACTCGTTTCCTTGGCATCGCCGATCTGGTCGAAGCCCCGCCCGTGGCGGTCGTAGTCGACGTCATGCGTGCTTTCACCGTGGCTGCCTGGGCCTTCGCCCAGGGGGCGGAAAAGATCGTTCTTGCTGAGTCGCTGGACGGGGCCCTGGCGCTCAAGGCCCGCCACCCGGACTGGGTGGCGCTCAAAGACGGTCCGCCCGCGCCCGGGTTCGACACCGTCAACTCCCCGGGCATGCTGCGGTCCATGGACCTTGGCGGACGGACCGTTGTGCAGAAGACCACGGCAGGGACGGTCGGCGCCCTTGCGGTGAAGGACGCGTCGCTGGTGCTGTGCGCGAGCTTCGTGGTGGCGCAGGCAACGGCCGGGCTCTTGCGGACGCGCGCGAGCGACAGCGTCACGTTCGTGGTGACCGGCGAAAATGGGCAGGCCGAGGAAGATCTGGCGTGTGCTCAGTACATCGCTCGGAGAGCCACCGAGGCCGCGACGGATGCTGCTGGGTTCCTCCGCCGCGCTGCCGAGTCGCGCGCCGCGGCCGAACTGGCGGAGAGGGTGCGCCAAGGAGTCCATCCCGATGACGTTGCGCTCTGTCTTGAGCTCGACCGGTTCCCCTTTGCCATGGTGGCGACGCTGGAAGGCTCGCTCATGGTCCTGCGTCCACGCGCTGTGCCTTCGCTGAGCGGCGAGGACCCGGTCTGA